From the genome of Vicia villosa cultivar HV-30 ecotype Madison, WI linkage group LG2, Vvil1.0, whole genome shotgun sequence, one region includes:
- the LOC131646213 gene encoding MLP-like protein 423, with protein MALRGKLEVDIELKSNADKYWQTIRDSTTIFPKAFPHDYKSIDVLEGDGKAPGSVRHFHYAEGSLLAKSSKERIEAADDEKKTATYSIIEGDLLQYYTKFLGHIAVIPIGEGCELKWTAEYVKTKNDIPDPTIVKDFAVKNFLEVDDYIQQLA; from the exons ATGGCTCTTCGTGGGAAGCTAGAGGTTGACATTGAACTCAAGTCTAATGCAGACAAGTACTGGCAAACCATAAGGGATTCCACAACTATATTCCCTAAGGCCTTCCCACATGACTACAAAAGCATTGATGTCCTTGAAGGTGATGGCAAAGCTCCTGGTTCTGTCCGCCACTTCCATTACGCCGAAG GATCGCTACTTGCGAAGTCGTCAAAAGAGAGGATTGAGGCTGCTGATGATGAGAAGAAGACAGCAACCTATTCAATTATTGAAGGAGATCTTCTCCAGTACTACACAAAATTCTTGGGACACATAGCTGTTATACCGATTGGAGAAGGATGTGAGCTGAAATGGACTGCTGAATATGTCAAAACTAAGAATGATATTCCAGATCCAACTATTGTCAAAGATTTTGCTGTCAAGAACTTCCTTGAGGTGGATGACTATATTCAACAACTTGCTTAG